Genomic segment of Bacteroides stercoris ATCC 43183:
CGCCAGACCAAAACATGGAATATGGACAAATACAAAGTCGTTATAGTAGATGATGATGACGTAGCTCTTGAAAATTTGAGCTTTGAGTTGTGGAAAGATGCCCGCTTCTCTTTGGAAGGTACTGCACGGAATGGTAGGAAAGGGAAGAAGCTTATTATGAAAGTGCAACCCGATTTGCTGTTTTTGGATGTAGAGATGCCGGACATGACGGGGCTGGAACTGTTGCAGGAGATACGCGATTATGTATCGTGGAATATGAGGGTCGTATTTTATACGGCGTACGACAAGTATATGATACAGGCTATTCGGGAAGCGGCATTCGATTATCTGCTGAAACCTTTCGATGAACGGGATTTGAAAGAGATTCTGACACGCTTTACCCAACAGGTTGAAACCACCGGGCAGCGGGTATCGTTTCCGGTAGGAAATCCCATGCATACCGGACAGACTTTCATCGTTTTTACTCCAACTAATGATATGCGTGCGTTGCGCCCTGCCGAGATAGGATTTTTCCGTTATTGTTCCGAACGCAAACAGTGGGAGGTCGTGCTGAATGACCAGTTGCCTCTGGCTTTGCGCCGCGGTATGACTGCCGAACAGATTACATCGTTCTCTCCGTGTTTTGTGCAGATACATCAATCGTATATTATCAATATAGATTATCTGATGCTCATACGGGATAACAGGTGTGTGCTATACCCGCCTTTTGATAAAATTACGGAGTTACTTGTCTCGAAGAAATTTAAGAAGGAATTGCAAGAACGTTTCTGTTTGTGAAAGCAGGCTGATGATTGGTATGTGAAGTTGAATGTCCATTACTCTAACAATGTTGACAAACAGAAAAAAGGATACCGGGGACATTTGCCGGTATCCTTTTTCTGTTTTATATGTTTTCCGTACCTATGCCGGAAATACATGTTACTTTACTTCAATGCCTTTGTTCTGCAGTGTAACGTTCAAAACTTTTGCATAGTCGGAATATTGCTTTTCATCCAAAGTTCTTTTCATTAATTTCAGATTACCGTAAATAGCGTTACGTAGCAACTTTTCCTGATTTTTCTTTGAGTTTGTGGCACGTGACATCTGCTCGTTAAAGTATTCGCAAATGTTGGTAACCTCTTTTTGCTGGTTAGCGGACAATTTCAAATATTTGCTCAGCTTGCTTACATTGATGTTACCTTCCCAACTTGCAGTTGTTGGCTGGTTTCCTGCTGCGAATGTGCTGGCAGACAGACATACGGCTGCCACTAATGTTAATCCAAAACGTTTCATAATACCTACTTTTTTAATTGTTATACCTAAAAACTAATCTAATAAAAATCTAATACCTACTGAAAACAGTCGTAAGCGTCTAGCTTTTCTTTTTACCTATGCAAATGTATGATTATGTTTTATAACACAAAAATGAAAATAAAGAAAAGTGCAGGTTTTACCTTCATTTCTTGATTTATATCAATTGGTGATTGTGAAAATGCACAAAAACAGTTCTGTTTTGTAATGCAAATGTAATATTAAAGGGTATTATGTGTTAATGTGATAGAGAATATGCATTATAAGTATACAAAAAGAAATGCTTGTAGAATGGAGTGGAACGCTTTCATTCTTCTACAAACATTAAATCGCTGATAATGCCATCCGATACAAAAATCCCTTTACGGCTAAGACAGAGACGGTTGTTGTCGTATATTTCCAGATTTCCGCAGTCCAGATGCGGATATGATGTTTCCTTTAATTGGTTTATTTGCAGATTTGACTTGAAAACTTGTAATGTATCCGCAGTAATCTTTGTTGGCATTTTATATATTACAGTTTTTGCCAAAGCTTGATTTACATCTTTGATTATATTCTCTTTTGCTTCTGCATAATTGTTGTATCCAAGGAACAATGCAGGAAACATCAAAGAGAAAAATACTATGATTGCTGTTATTGGTTTCATATCTATTATTTGTTGTGGATAGGATGTCTCAAATTGCTCACTGATTATCAGATGCCAATTCTTTCTCGATTTCTTCAATAGTAGGCAAACTACCTCGGAAGTCTTTCGGTAAGGCGTGCCCTAATTCATAATCAGAGATTCCGATAGGCTTCTGAATATCACGCAAGGCATATTCAGCCTTGATACGGTCTTTGCTCTTGCAAAGCAACAATCCAATCGTTCGGTTATCTCCCTCTCGACAAAGAATATCATCCACGGCAGAACAATAAAAATTCAATTTGCCGATATATTCCGGCATGAACTCCGTATCTTTCAATTCAATCACTAAATATCTGTGCAGGAATGCATTATACATTAATATATCGATGTAATAATCATCGCCCGACACCTCTATGTGATATTGCCGCCCCATGAAGGCGAATCCAGCTCCCATTTCTACGAGAAATTTTTCTACATGCTTCACCAAGCCGATTTCCACATCACGCTCATTGTATTGGTCGGTGAAAGTCAGCATATCGAATATATACGGGTCTTTGAGCATGGACTTCACATCGTTTGCTTCCGGTGCTGGGAGGGTTTCAGTGAAGTTGTTTGCTAACGCTCCGTGCTTGCCGTAGTCGTCAAGTTTGATGGCTTCTTGCAGATAACGTGTATTCCAATGCGATGTAATGCTCTGAATCATGTACCAATAACGTGCCCGAATGTCCTTGACCTGTTGTAAGAGAATAAGATTATGCGTCCATCCCAAATGCTTTATGGGGAGGGTGAAATTATATTTTTCTAATTGCGCAATCAGTGATTGCGTAATTGGAGAAACTGCTCCTTTCACCATTGTAAGTTCCTGATTATATTCGTTGAAGAACTGTATCATGCACTGCATATTGCGTACAGAAAAGCCCTTTATCTCGGAATAATCATTCTTCAAATCCACAGCCAACCGTTGTAAGGTTTTCTTGCCCCAACCGTCTGCATCTTGGCTTTGCTGTAACATTTCGCCAACATCCCAATACATCCGAAGCATTTCTTCGTTGGCGGCATAAATTATCCGTTGCTGGGCAATCAGTACCCGTTGCTTGATTTTGCGAAGCAATGCCGCATAGCCACGGAAGTTATCCGTCAAGTTATCAACCGTTTGTATCTTTGTGTTCTTAGCCATACTTTTCTTTAATTCGTTTACAAAGTTACTATATTTATTCAGTTGTGCATCAAATCCTTACGATTATAACTGATTACATTTACTCAATTATTATCTTCTCATCGAAAGCCCTTTCTGCTGTTCCTTTTGAAGAGCTATTTCACTCAGTTGAAAAAGTATACTTTAGCTTTCTACAAACATTAAATCGCTGATAATGCCATCCGATACAAAAATCCCTTTACGGCTAAGACAGAGACGGTTGTTGTCGTATATTTCCAGATTTCCGCAGTCCAGATGCGGACGTGCCATATCGAAGCAGTATTGCCACAGTTCTTTGCCGAATTTCTGTTCTATATCATTCAGGGGCACTCCCCAACGGGTACGAATGGAAGTCATGATGCATTCGTTATAGCAGGTGGTCCGGTCCAAATGCTCCTGTTCGGACAAGCGTTGATTGTTTTCGATGGCATGTATGTATTTTTCCAGGGAAGCCACATTCCATTCGCGGGTATCCGTATTGAATGAATGTGCCGAAGGGCCACAGCCCAAGTAAGGAATTCCTTTCCAGTAAGATGTATTGTGGCGGGAATACATGTCCGAACGGCAGAAATTGGATATCTCGTAGTGCTCGTAGCCGGCACTGCCAAGCGTATCTATCAGGGTGGAGAAGAATCGGACGCTGCTTTCTTCGTCTACTTCGCGGATACGGTGCGCTTGCAGCAGCTCGTAAATGCGAGTGCCTTCTTCGTATGTCAGGTGGTAAGCGGAGATGTGCTCTACGTTGAGGCTGACGGCTTGTTGTAAATCACGTTTCCAGCGTTCATCCGTTTCGCCGGGCAGTCCGTAGATAAGGTCGATGCTTATGTTGTTGAAGCCTGCATGGCGGCAGTGCTTTACGGCATTGACGGCTTGTGCTGCATTATGGCGGCGGTTTAGCAGTTTCAGAGTGGAATCGTCGAAAGTCTGTATCCCCATACTGATGCGGTTGAAAGGCAAATTTTGCAGCATGGCGGCATAGGCTTCGGTCAAGTCGTCGGGATTAGCTTCGAGGGTAATCTCCCGGCAGTGTTCCATTCCATAGTATTTCCGGATGGTTTCAAATACTTCGCGGAAATCCTCTTCGGCAAGCTGTGAGGGGGTTCCACCACCGAAGTAAATCGTTTCGACTGGCTCTCCCCTCAGATATTCTTTCCGCATCTGCAACTCCTTGCACAACGCATGGATATAGCGGCTTTTCAGTTCGCTGCGGGTGGTGGAGTAGAAATCGCAATAGATGCAGCGTGTCTTGCAAAAGGGAATATGGATGTAGATGCCTGCCATGAGCCTGTAAATTGGTTGGGGTGCAAATATACGATATTTTCTGTTTGTAGATTGAGTGGTTCTTCATCTTTACTTGTATTTAATATTAAAATGGATATTGAAATGCGGAAGGACTGCCGTATGGAAGCCGTTCTTCTTGGGCTTAGGTCAGCAATATATACATTATCAATATTACTGTTTCAATACTGTTTGATAACTTTTTTGTCATCACTTGGCATGGATTACTCTCTATCCCTCTGTGGAAAGGGGATAGAGTGAGTGATGACAACTGTGACGACAGTGATGACAATCTATTTGTCGTCACTGTTTTTTGCGGTATATTCTCCGTTTTTATATGCTAATTACCTTATAATCAATATTGAAAGTAGTGTATAATGAATTGCGTTAATATCGGTTAAAACATTGCATTTTCTTTATCATAGCCGCAAATATGGTATAGTGTACACGCTTTTCCTATTATGCAATAGGTAAATTAGAGCGACTTTCTTCGGCAAATGATGAAAAAAGCTTTTTGCTTTAAGTTGTTATTCCTTGTTGTTTTTGTGATTTTGATAGATGTATAATGTAGTAAACCTACATATATAACTTCGTTTTCCAATTGCGGGCTCTACGGTTGCCAGTTGCAGGCTCTGCGGTTGCCAGTTGGAAACCCGGCAGCCCCCAATTGCGGAACGAGGTTTTCCCTGATGTTTCACTTTGTTTTTGTACGTTTATAATAGGATTATGTACTATGTTTTTGCAGATAAACAACTGAGAAATAATTTTTTTTGCGAATTGTAGAATTTTCT
This window contains:
- a CDS encoding LytR/AlgR family response regulator transcription factor, which encodes MDKYKVVIVDDDDVALENLSFELWKDARFSLEGTARNGRKGKKLIMKVQPDLLFLDVEMPDMTGLELLQEIRDYVSWNMRVVFYTAYDKYMIQAIREAAFDYLLKPFDERDLKEILTRFTQQVETTGQRVSFPVGNPMHTGQTFIVFTPTNDMRALRPAEIGFFRYCSERKQWEVVLNDQLPLALRRGMTAEQITSFSPCFVQIHQSYIINIDYLMLIRDNRCVLYPPFDKITELLVSKKFKKELQERFCL
- a CDS encoding YhcG family protein, which translates into the protein MAKNTKIQTVDNLTDNFRGYAALLRKIKQRVLIAQQRIIYAANEEMLRMYWDVGEMLQQSQDADGWGKKTLQRLAVDLKNDYSEIKGFSVRNMQCMIQFFNEYNQELTMVKGAVSPITQSLIAQLEKYNFTLPIKHLGWTHNLILLQQVKDIRARYWYMIQSITSHWNTRYLQEAIKLDDYGKHGALANNFTETLPAPEANDVKSMLKDPYIFDMLTFTDQYNERDVEIGLVKHVEKFLVEMGAGFAFMGRQYHIEVSGDDYYIDILMYNAFLHRYLVIELKDTEFMPEYIGKLNFYCSAVDDILCREGDNRTIGLLLCKSKDRIKAEYALRDIQKPIGISDYELGHALPKDFRGSLPTIEEIEKELASDNQ
- the hemW gene encoding radical SAM family heme chaperone HemW; amino-acid sequence: MAGIYIHIPFCKTRCIYCDFYSTTRSELKSRYIHALCKELQMRKEYLRGEPVETIYFGGGTPSQLAEEDFREVFETIRKYYGMEHCREITLEANPDDLTEAYAAMLQNLPFNRISMGIQTFDDSTLKLLNRRHNAAQAVNAVKHCRHAGFNNISIDLIYGLPGETDERWKRDLQQAVSLNVEHISAYHLTYEEGTRIYELLQAHRIREVDEESSVRFFSTLIDTLGSAGYEHYEISNFCRSDMYSRHNTSYWKGIPYLGCGPSAHSFNTDTREWNVASLEKYIHAIENNQRLSEQEHLDRTTCYNECIMTSIRTRWGVPLNDIEQKFGKELWQYCFDMARPHLDCGNLEIYDNNRLCLSRKGIFVSDGIISDLMFVES